From Phragmites australis chromosome 5, lpPhrAust1.1, whole genome shotgun sequence, a single genomic window includes:
- the LOC133918359 gene encoding DNA-binding protein BIN4 produces MGEEEDDPDWLRAFQAPSTAPVMLSSGSDASPDASPTRTTPSREHGKGEKQDNSDHAGDRADAAQNKGKTPTASRRKNLASKKDAFGKHEGPTTDEKQDNTPRRLTPKKDLVTLSSGSDASPGNSPSRAGETNPEEGSLNTAKRKDNQQAKSKKPKVAGPKADPDQTDNLENQEEVAEEDMQYKLTGNSVSQRLPLIFPDKVQRSKALIECDGDSIDLSGDIGAVGRIVVSNGPTGNQDLLLDLKGTIYKTTIVPSRTFCVVSVGQSEAKIEAIMNDFIQLEQQSNLFESETMMEGTLDGFTFDSDEEGDKLLESHAYQNNQNNDDGDQPKAKTKRKAEKPVGKGQKKAKIAGKAPKKGARKTQTTKRTRKTKK; encoded by the exons AtgggggaggaagaagatgacccTGATTGGCTCCGCGCGTTTCAG GCACCAAGTACAGCACCAGTGATGCTTTCTTCTGGGTCTGATGCTTCGCCTGATGCTAGTCCTACAAGGACTACTCCATCTAGAGAACATGGAAAAGGAGAAAAGCAGGACAATTCAGATCATGCAGGTGATAGAGCTGATGCTGCACAAAATAAGGGCAAAACTCCGACAGCTAGTAGGAGAAAAAATCTGGCTAGTAAAAAAG ATGCTTTTGGAAAACATGAGGGACCAACCACAGATGAAAAACAAGATAACACTCCTAGACGCTTG ACTCCAAAGAAGGATTTGGTTACACTTTCATCTGGTTCTGATGCTTCCCCTGGAAACAGCCCTTCAAGGGCTGGTGAAACTAATCCTGAAGAGGGCTCACTTAACACTGCCAAGAGAAAAGATAATCAGCAAGCTAAGAGTAAAAAACCAAAGGTTGCTGGACCAAAAGCTGATCCAGATCAAACAG ACAACTTGGAAAACCAAGAGGAAGTTGCTGAGGAAGACATGCAATATAAACTTACAGGGAACTCT GTCTCCCAGAGGTTGCCATTAATATTTCCTGATAAAGTTCAACGTTCAAAG gcATTGATCGAATGTGATGGTGACTCAATAGATTTGAGCGGAGATATTGGAGCTGTTGGGAGGATCGTAGTTTCAAACGGTCCTACTGGAAATCAGGATTTGTTATTGGACCTGAAAG GAACAATATACAAAACAACTATAGTTCCATCCAGGACATTTTGTGTA GTGAGTGTGGGACAATCAGAAGCAAAG ATAGAGGCTATAATGAATGACTTCATTCAACTGGAACAGCAGTCCAACTTATTTGAATCGGAGACTATGATGGAAG GTACCCTTGATGGGTTCACATTTGATTCAGACGAGGAGGGCGACAAGCTTCTTGAATCACATGCTTATCAAAACAATCAGAACAATGACGATGGAGATCAGCCTAAGGcgaaaaccaaaagaaaagctGAGAAACCAGTG GGGAAGGGACAGAAGAAGGCAAAGATTGCAGGAAAGGCTCCTAAGAAGGGAGCAAGGAAAACCCAGACTACAAAGAGAACTAGGAAGACGAAGAAATGA